The Acinetobacter shaoyimingii DNA segment TGAATATGGTGGTCAATTTATTCCTCCACATTTAAAAGAGGCAATGGATGCGATTAATGTGGCTTATGAAGAAATTCGTCATACAGAAGAATTTCAAAATGAGTTGTCAGAGCTATTTGCACATTATGTTGGTCGTCCTAGTCCATTATTTCATGCCAAACGGTTGTCTGAACAATTGGGTGGAGCGCAGATCTATTTAAAACGTGAAGATTTAAACCATACTGGCGCACATAAAATTAACCATTGTTTAGGCGAAGCTTTGCTTGCTAAATATATGGGGAAAAAGAAAGTGATTGCTGAAACAGGTGCAGGCCAACATGGCGTGGCTTTGGCAACAGCATGTGCACTTGTTGGTATTCCATGTGAAATTCATATGGGACAAGTCGATATTGAAAAAGAACATCCTAATGTCGTGAAAATGAAAATTTTGGGTGCGAATTTGATTTCAGTGACACGTGGTACAGCAACCTTAAAAGATGCAGTCGATAGTGCTTTTGAAGAATATTTAAAAGACCCAGATCAATTTATCTATGCGATTGGTTCTGTGGTAGGTCCACATCCATTCCCAAAAATGGTACGTGATTTCCAAGCGATTATTGGCACAGAAATTAAAGCCCAAACCCAAGACCGTTTTGGGTCAAACCCAGACTATGTGGTGGCGTGTGTAGGTGGTGGTTCAAATGCCATGGGTGCATTCACGGCATTTTTGAATGATGCTGATGTGAAACTGGTAGGCGTTGAACCTGCGGGGCATGGTTTAGATACCAATCAACATTCAGCGACTTTAACGTTGGGCAAACCAAGTCAACTTCATGGTATGGCATGTTATGTCCTAGAAGATGAAAATGGTGAGCCATTGCCAGTACATTCCATTGCTTCTGGTCTAGATTACCCAGGGGTTGGACCACAACATAGCTTCTTAAAAGATTTAGGTCGTGTGGAATATAGCACGGCAACAGACAAAGAATGTTTAGATGCCTTTATGACGTTGTCTCGTGTTGAGGGCATTGTTCCAGCATTGGAAAGTTCTCATGCTGTGGCTTGGGCAATTCGTGAAGCACCGAAACTAGCTAAAGACATTAAAATTGTGGTGAATTTGTCTGGTCGTGGTGACAAAGACTCAGACTATGTAGCTGAAAAATTAGGATTAAATTAATTTAATTCTGATTTATATAAAAACCCAGTCTTTGTGCTGGGTTTTTTAATAAAAGTTGTTTTAAACAATTAAGTAGAAAAAATTAATAATAAGTAAAAACATGTGAATATTATATGGAAAAGTGTATCAATAAAATTTTATTTTATTTAGCTAAACTATAGTGGCTGGGCAGTTTTTATTCTGCATATAAAACTTGAGTAATAATAATATCACTTTATAAGGTCACATAATGAATAAATTCATCTATATAAGTTCAGCATTGCTGTGTCTGTCTATTGGACAAGCCACTTACGCGACAAATGAACCCAATCACATATCAGCATCAAATGAAAACAATGTGAAAAATCCAATTTTGCTTGGTGCATTAAATACAATTATAACAACTGCTCAGGCAGTTCAGTTATGGAGTGAAGAGAGTGCACCAGACGTTTCACCTGCCTGTGAAGTCGTTGGTCAACCTAATAATAGATTGCGTAGCCGTAATTCATTTTGTCAGAATTTTGATAAAACGTTGGATCTTTATGATGAACAGGGTGCTTATGTAAATACAGCACACGTCATTGGTTATGCTTATACAGATGATGACCAACCGACAAATACGCTTGATTGGCCATTAAAATTCAAATTTAGAACAACCTATACAAATCCTGCTGGACCTCTTGCTCAAATTTCTCCATTTTTAGAATGCGGCACTGCTGATAATGATAATCTTTGCACGACTTTGGTTCGATCTACGACAATTCTTAACCCCGGTTTATCTGGTGAAATTCAAGTGGTAACACGTTTAAATATGCGAGGGCTGAATAAGTATACTTTTGACACTATGGAGTTACGTGCCAATTACAGTGTACTGAGTCAACCTGTTGAAGCTAGTACACATTATCTGATTGATAGTAATATTCCAGCGTTGCGTTGTGATGTAAATTTAGCGCGTTCGAATTCTAAAGGTTGTATTTTTGAAGAAGCGCCTGCTGTACTGACGCGTATTAGCATTTATGATCCAGATGTAGATGAGTCTGCATTACACATTCGAGATGCATTGGCTTCAGGCAAACCTGGTCTTTATGTATCAGAGGATTATAACATTCAGCCTAATTGGCAATCCAGTCCTCTAACTCGCTTACGTGATATATCTGCACGTACTCAAAATCGAAAGTACTCACTGGACAAATGTTTAGCACAATACAACTCATATAGCCCAACTTGTGCACCTAGTGGTGATCCTGAAGACCCTGAAGTGAACTGCGATTGTGATGAATATCCATTTGCGGCAACAAATGAGGGCGGTGAATCTTCAGATGCATCCGTGAGAAAAATTGACCCGAGTGACAATAGACGTGCTGGTGCTTATTTAGGTGCTTTCTTTACACAGCAGCGTGTTATAGATGGTGAAAAATTTTATATCAAAGTAGAATAAATTTTTAATTTTTTGGCTGAAGACGTCGAATCATGCGTCTTCAGTACCTTTGGTTATGATATGAATATAAAAAACGAAAAATTCATGGCAGAAATATATTTACAATGCAGATCATTTGTAAAAAATATGCCAAATCCTAGACATACAGAAGTTATCCCTTTGGAACAGGCACTTGGACGACGTTTGGCAGAGGATGTCTTTGCACAGACTGAATATCCAAATATTGCTTTGTCAGCTGTAGCGGGTAGTATGCTGATGCTTAAAGAAAATATAACGAATGTAGAGCATTATCAAACTCTCCTTCATTCAAGACCATCAGTAGATTGGAATGTGCTCAATTGGGGCGGGAATCCTTATAAAATTGAAGCAGAAGGCGAATATAAGTTGCCGACAGATATTTATATGCCGATTGGACGTATTGCGAATACTGTAATCTCAAAACAACAAGAGTCACCTTGGCTCGATGCAAGTTTGGGCACCAATGAAAATTTAGATCCTTTAGAAGAAATAAGAATAGGGTCTGGATTGATTGAGGTGGGCTCAGACTATAAAGCAAATGATTTGATTTTAAAGCGTGAAGAAATGATCACTGCCTCTAAAAAAGCGTTGTTGAGACAAGCTGATGTAAAAGAGGTCACGGTATTTAAAAAGGTGAGAGTTGCAATTGCTCTTGTTGATTATGACTTAGAGGAAACAAATAAAGACATTGAGTTGGAATATGTTCAAGATTGTTTAAGCACTTGGGGGTTCGACTATGACGTTTTTAAAATAAAGCCTTTTAAACGACAAATTCCGCAAGGAAAAATAGTGGAAGATGCAGGGATTGCAACGGATTATCCTGAATTCAAAGAAAAAATTGAACAGCTTACACATGATTATGATTATGTGATTGCTTGTGGTTTAGAAGATAAACAAATTTATGGAAATTTGGGTCTTTTAGCATCATTTAGAACACTTGCTGATCATGGTTATCCAACTAAGAATCGTTTAGTTGGAAATAGATTTAAAATGATTATAGGCGAAGCGCGAAGTCCGGCGATTAAAGAAGACATTAGGCTTTATAATGAAAAGGGTATTCCGCAGGTCACTATTGGGAAGTTGTATCAAGACTTTGGTTTGATTGGTTATATCCCAGGTCGAACGCTTGATATTATTGTAAACATGCACTTATATATTAAACCGACATTGCTGAGTTTAATTTCAGTAAAAGTTAAAGAACCAGAGTGGAAGGTAGGTAGATTGGTTCATGATTATACGCTTAAAAAGAACGATAAATTTACTGAGAC contains these protein-coding regions:
- the trpB gene encoding tryptophan synthase subunit beta, coding for MDHQINGIALPNEDGFFGEYGGQFIPPHLKEAMDAINVAYEEIRHTEEFQNELSELFAHYVGRPSPLFHAKRLSEQLGGAQIYLKREDLNHTGAHKINHCLGEALLAKYMGKKKVIAETGAGQHGVALATACALVGIPCEIHMGQVDIEKEHPNVVKMKILGANLISVTRGTATLKDAVDSAFEEYLKDPDQFIYAIGSVVGPHPFPKMVRDFQAIIGTEIKAQTQDRFGSNPDYVVACVGGGSNAMGAFTAFLNDADVKLVGVEPAGHGLDTNQHSATLTLGKPSQLHGMACYVLEDENGEPLPVHSIASGLDYPGVGPQHSFLKDLGRVEYSTATDKECLDAFMTLSRVEGIVPALESSHAVAWAIREAPKLAKDIKIVVNLSGRGDKDSDYVAEKLGLN
- a CDS encoding molybdopterin-binding domain-containing protein — its product is MNIKNEKFMAEIYLQCRSFVKNMPNPRHTEVIPLEQALGRRLAEDVFAQTEYPNIALSAVAGSMLMLKENITNVEHYQTLLHSRPSVDWNVLNWGGNPYKIEAEGEYKLPTDIYMPIGRIANTVISKQQESPWLDASLGTNENLDPLEEIRIGSGLIEVGSDYKANDLILKREEMITASKKALLRQADVKEVTVFKKVRVAIALVDYDLEETNKDIELEYVQDCLSTWGFDYDVFKIKPFKRQIPQGKIVEDAGIATDYPEFKEKIEQLTHDYDYVIACGLEDKQIYGNLGLLASFRTLADHGYPTKNRLVGNRFKMIIGEARSPAIKEDIRLYNEKGIPQVTIGKLYQDFGLIGYIPGRTLDIIVNMHLYIKPTLLSLISVKVKEPEWKVGRLVHDYTLKKNDKFTETIIWAHVLHEDTYELSGPRNAGIYPELTIVDIEKERPDFLKLLNQCNCFIPVRNNETEFKNGDFFFYLEI
- a CDS encoding NucA/NucB deoxyribonuclease domain-containing protein, giving the protein MNKFIYISSALLCLSIGQATYATNEPNHISASNENNVKNPILLGALNTIITTAQAVQLWSEESAPDVSPACEVVGQPNNRLRSRNSFCQNFDKTLDLYDEQGAYVNTAHVIGYAYTDDDQPTNTLDWPLKFKFRTTYTNPAGPLAQISPFLECGTADNDNLCTTLVRSTTILNPGLSGEIQVVTRLNMRGLNKYTFDTMELRANYSVLSQPVEASTHYLIDSNIPALRCDVNLARSNSKGCIFEEAPAVLTRISIYDPDVDESALHIRDALASGKPGLYVSEDYNIQPNWQSSPLTRLRDISARTQNRKYSLDKCLAQYNSYSPTCAPSGDPEDPEVNCDCDEYPFAATNEGGESSDASVRKIDPSDNRRAGAYLGAFFTQQRVIDGEKFYIKVE